Proteins found in one Amblyraja radiata isolate CabotCenter1 chromosome 45, sAmbRad1.1.pri, whole genome shotgun sequence genomic segment:
- the LOC116968583 gene encoding histone H4 has protein sequence MSGRGKGGKGLGKGGAKRHRKVLRDNIQGITKPAIRRLARRGGVKRISGLIYEETRGVLKVFLENVIRDAVTYTEHAKRKTVTAMDVVYALKRQGRTLYGFGG, from the coding sequence ATGTCTGGTCGAGGGAAAGGAGGCAAAGGATTAGGCAAAGGCGGAGCAAAGCGGCACCGCAAAGTGCTTCGCGATAACATCCAGGGCATCACCAAGCCAGCTATCCGCCGCCTGGCTCGGCGTGGTGGGGTCAAGCGGATCTCGGGTCTGATCTATGAGGAGACCCGCGGGGTGCTGAAGGTTTTcctggagaatgtgatcaggGACGCGGTCACCTACACCGAGCACGCCAAGCGCAAGACGGTCACTGCCATGGATGTGGTGTACGCTCTGAAACGACAGGGCCGCACTCTCTACGGGTTCGGCGGCTAA